The DNA region TAGGCCCCTTCGATCTTCACCGGTGTGAAGCTGATGCGGTCGCCCTCTTCGAGGACCTGGTCGGCCGGCGCGGGCAAGCGGTTGACGCGGATCAGGTAATTCTCGGGCCGCGGGTCGCGGACCTGCCGC from Pirellulimonas nuda includes:
- a CDS encoding molybdopterin converting factor, whose translation is MKILVINNDGAGFADYVHIEPGTSVRKLFERQVRDPRPENYLIRVNRLPAPADQVLEEGDRISFTPVKIEGA